The following are from one region of the Mycolicibacterium helvum genome:
- a CDS encoding purine-cytosine permease family protein gives MQPEATATSTWRSGIEGRSIEWIPPDERHGKVRQQGPFWFLCNFHPLTVALGLVGPTLGLSLLWTIVAVIAGVLFGTVFLALHGSQGPNLGLPQMIQSRAQLGYRGVVVILFAAVFTFLGYNVVDTVMIDAGFHNLFGWNSTITGLGVGVGAIVLAVWGHDWLHRAFTVMFWVSLPLWLILTFGALFGGSGGAPVADLGFRTSAFVVMFTIGATYNITYAPIVSDYTRYLPVNVSSRALIMTVYWGAAIAAIWMMALGAWLGARFGVADTFVGIHDATNAVMPWAGTVLVVISGLALVSTMGLNTYSATLTVLTAIDCFVPRFSTPLRRAITAVVLGAVSTAIGVWVVHDISAAISNALLIMLYLLAPWTAINLVDYFIVRRGHYDVAEILNPGGVYGNWAWRGLTAYGLGVAAEIPFITLTFYHGPIARALGGIDIAFAVSLVVAGIAFYILSRRFTAACTETTPISLRARPRPHTAPGATAKENTP, from the coding sequence ATGCAGCCCGAAGCGACGGCCACGAGTACCTGGCGCAGCGGAATCGAAGGACGATCCATCGAATGGATCCCCCCTGACGAGCGACACGGCAAAGTCCGCCAGCAGGGGCCCTTCTGGTTCCTCTGCAACTTCCACCCCCTCACCGTCGCGCTCGGCTTGGTCGGCCCCACCCTCGGCCTCAGCCTTCTTTGGACCATCGTCGCCGTGATCGCGGGCGTGCTCTTCGGCACCGTGTTCCTGGCCCTGCACGGATCGCAGGGGCCCAATCTTGGTCTGCCGCAGATGATCCAGTCGCGCGCGCAGTTGGGATATCGCGGCGTGGTCGTCATCCTGTTCGCTGCAGTGTTCACGTTCCTGGGTTACAACGTCGTCGATACCGTGATGATCGACGCCGGCTTCCACAACCTGTTCGGGTGGAACTCCACGATCACCGGTCTGGGTGTCGGGGTCGGGGCTATCGTGCTGGCCGTGTGGGGGCATGACTGGCTGCATCGCGCCTTCACGGTGATGTTCTGGGTGTCGCTGCCGCTGTGGCTAATCTTGACCTTCGGGGCGCTGTTCGGCGGCTCCGGCGGTGCACCGGTCGCCGACCTAGGATTCCGCACAAGCGCATTCGTGGTGATGTTCACCATCGGCGCCACCTACAACATCACCTATGCGCCGATCGTCTCCGACTACACCAGATACTTGCCCGTCAACGTGTCATCGCGGGCCCTGATCATGACGGTCTACTGGGGTGCGGCCATCGCAGCGATCTGGATGATGGCGCTCGGAGCGTGGCTCGGTGCGCGCTTCGGCGTTGCCGACACATTCGTCGGCATCCACGATGCCACCAACGCCGTCATGCCGTGGGCCGGCACAGTTCTCGTCGTGATCAGTGGGTTGGCGCTGGTATCCACCATGGGCCTCAACACTTACAGCGCCACCCTGACGGTGCTGACTGCCATCGACTGCTTTGTTCCGAGATTCAGCACGCCCCTCCGGCGGGCGATCACCGCGGTGGTCCTCGGTGCCGTGTCGACTGCAATCGGGGTCTGGGTGGTGCATGACATCTCCGCTGCGATCAGCAACGCTCTACTTATCATGTTGTATCTCCTCGCCCCCTGGACGGCGATCAACCTCGTCGACTACTTCATCGTGCGCCGAGGCCACTACGACGTGGCCGAAATCCTCAACCCCGGTGGGGTTTACGGCAATTGGGCATGGCGCGGCTTGACCGCCTACGGCCTGGGTGTGGCAGCCGAAATCCCGTTCATCACGCTCACCTTCTACCATGGACCAATTGCACGCGCGCTCGGCGGAATCGACATCGCCTTCGCCGTTTCACTGGTAGTGGCCGGAATCGCGTTCTACATTCTCAGCCGGCGGTTCACGGCGGCTTGCACCGAGACCACGCCGATATCTTTGCGCGCCCGTCCCCGCCCTCACACAGCGCCGGGCGCGACCGCGAAGGAGAACACACCTTGA
- a CDS encoding NADH:flavin oxidoreductase, giving the protein MALPNRLVVAPMSRVSTRGDGLPTRQMAEYYRRFIEGRFGLVITEGIYPLGPAAQGYTNQPGLTSIEHVNGWRQVTDAIHESGGHIIAQLMHAGALSQHFVESTLAPSVIVPRGRKMPEYGGEGRYPVPGAATADEIADIIDGFAASASLAEQAGFDGLEIHAANGYLLDQFITDYTNTRTDHYGGSARARARLTAEVTAAVVASVGGRLPVGVRLSQAKVNDAGHRWLDGSEAQEIFTTIATSSPAYLHLAGEGRPWTQSGKTADGTALGALARHTTGLPVIANGGLHTAALINQVLDEGEADLISLGRPALADPSWPNTIADGRTPEPFDAALITPSASLDNSEDARSRRAVQR; this is encoded by the coding sequence TTGGCACTGCCCAACCGACTCGTTGTGGCACCCATGTCACGGGTGAGTACACGCGGCGACGGCCTACCCACCCGGCAGATGGCTGAGTACTACCGGCGATTTATCGAAGGTCGCTTCGGATTAGTCATCACCGAAGGCATCTATCCCCTCGGGCCCGCAGCCCAGGGGTACACCAACCAACCCGGCTTGACATCGATCGAACACGTCAACGGCTGGCGACAAGTGACCGACGCCATCCATGAGTCCGGCGGCCACATCATCGCTCAACTGATGCACGCCGGCGCGCTGTCCCAACACTTTGTCGAATCCACCCTGGCACCCAGCGTCATCGTCCCTAGAGGAAGGAAGATGCCAGAGTACGGCGGCGAGGGTCGCTATCCCGTTCCCGGCGCCGCCACCGCCGACGAGATCGCCGACATCATCGACGGATTCGCCGCCTCGGCATCTCTGGCAGAGCAGGCCGGGTTCGACGGCCTCGAGATTCACGCCGCGAACGGCTACCTACTCGACCAATTCATCACCGACTACACCAACACCCGCACCGACCATTACGGCGGATCCGCCCGCGCTCGCGCCCGCTTAACCGCCGAGGTCACCGCGGCGGTGGTTGCAAGCGTCGGGGGCCGGCTTCCGGTAGGCGTGCGTCTGTCCCAGGCCAAAGTCAACGACGCCGGGCATCGCTGGCTGGACGGAAGCGAAGCGCAGGAAATCTTCACCACGATCGCAACGTCATCACCGGCCTACCTACATCTAGCGGGAGAGGGACGCCCCTGGACGCAAAGCGGCAAGACCGCCGACGGAACCGCCCTAGGAGCACTGGCTCGCCACACAACAGGACTGCCCGTCATCGCCAACGGCGGACTTCACACCGCAGCGCTCATCAACCAGGTGTTGGACGAAGGCGAGGCCGACCTGATCAGTCTCGGCCGCCCCGCACTCGCCGACCCAAGCTGGCCGAACACCATTGCAGACGGCCGAACACCGGAACCATTCGACGCCGCGCTGATCACCCCGTCTGCCTCGCTGGACAACAGCGAGGACGCCCGCAGTCGGCGCGCGGTGCAACGATGA
- a CDS encoding polysaccharide deacetylase family protein, with translation MTNDAPNPDNDMTNGLRRWRRPADASWRHGAAALLTLTFDLDAESAVLARSDTAAKDLSTMSHQAYGPQTALPRILRLLKDVAVEATFFVPGESARRWPRAVESIMDGGHEIALHSDQHRPLTGMSPTEQADDLHANIEALTGLGARPVGYRAPNWQLTEDTLALLIEAGLLYDSSLMDDDHPYLIEHPTGRIAELPVHWSLDDWEQYAFLPEPDIGSVINPPATVRELWTGELDAMRATNSLCNICAHPFLSGRPSRLKVIADLIAFARDCGDVEIIRCDHLASRVHPTAGNATRTPAT, from the coding sequence ATGACCAACGACGCGCCCAACCCAGACAACGACATGACGAACGGGCTCCGCCGATGGCGGCGCCCTGCTGACGCGTCTTGGCGGCATGGCGCAGCAGCGCTGCTCACCTTGACCTTCGACCTCGACGCCGAGAGCGCCGTCCTCGCGCGATCGGACACCGCAGCCAAGGACCTGTCGACGATGTCGCACCAGGCATACGGACCGCAGACCGCGCTGCCCCGCATCCTGCGGCTACTCAAAGACGTTGCCGTCGAAGCGACGTTCTTCGTGCCGGGGGAAAGCGCCCGCCGCTGGCCGCGAGCCGTCGAGTCAATCATGGACGGCGGCCACGAGATCGCGCTTCACAGCGACCAACACCGGCCACTTACCGGAATGTCCCCCACCGAACAGGCAGACGACCTGCACGCCAACATCGAGGCACTTACCGGCCTGGGTGCCCGCCCGGTCGGCTACCGCGCACCGAACTGGCAGCTCACCGAGGACACCTTGGCACTGCTCATCGAGGCTGGCCTGCTCTACGACTCGAGCCTCATGGACGACGACCACCCCTACCTCATCGAGCATCCTACGGGCCGCATCGCAGAGCTGCCCGTGCACTGGAGCCTCGACGACTGGGAGCAATATGCCTTCCTGCCGGAGCCGGATATCGGGAGTGTCATCAACCCGCCAGCGACGGTACGCGAGTTATGGACCGGCGAACTCGACGCAATGCGCGCTACCAACAGCCTGTGCAACATCTGTGCCCACCCCTTCCTAAGTGGCCGCCCTTCACGATTGAAGGTCATCGCCGACCTCATCGCCTTCGCGCGCGACTGCGGCGACGTTGAAATCATCCGATGCGACCACCTTGCATCTCGGGTGCACCCAACGGCAGGGAACGCCACACGAACACCGGCGACATGA
- a CDS encoding HpcH/HpaI aldolase/citrate lyase family protein — translation MSLLHSALPRVLPYQYCRSWLLVAASQPHKFGDAFQSPADAVVLDLEDGVTDAARADARTAVAALLRAGHKVWVRINPATTEDWDADLAVLRDVPALRGIMLAKAEFADHVDRTAEAVPGVPIIALVETALGIENAFEVACAKATARIAFGSGDFRRDTAAADTPAALSYARARLVVASRAACIAGPIDGPSLARESELSAALSVTKTMGMTGKLTLAAWQLDKINSALSPKVEEVAWAADTVQRLGPRGENIVDGYETPNLARAKHILCLSEVYSPLWETSGQARRPASAQPKSTGSGL, via the coding sequence ATGTCGCTGCTGCACTCAGCACTGCCACGCGTATTGCCCTATCAGTACTGCCGATCGTGGCTCCTGGTCGCAGCGTCACAACCGCACAAATTTGGCGACGCTTTCCAGTCACCAGCCGACGCGGTGGTCCTCGACCTCGAAGACGGCGTCACCGATGCTGCGAGAGCCGACGCTCGCACCGCGGTAGCAGCGTTATTGCGTGCGGGCCATAAGGTATGGGTGCGCATCAACCCGGCCACCACCGAGGACTGGGACGCGGATTTAGCGGTGCTCCGCGACGTACCTGCACTGCGCGGAATCATGCTAGCGAAGGCAGAATTCGCCGACCACGTTGACAGAACCGCCGAAGCGGTCCCCGGAGTACCCATCATCGCGCTTGTCGAGACCGCACTCGGAATCGAGAACGCCTTCGAGGTCGCCTGCGCGAAGGCGACCGCCCGAATTGCTTTTGGCTCGGGGGACTTCCGACGAGATACTGCGGCAGCAGACACGCCCGCCGCACTGAGCTATGCGCGGGCGCGCCTCGTCGTGGCGAGCCGAGCGGCTTGCATCGCCGGGCCGATCGACGGCCCTTCCCTGGCGAGGGAATCGGAGTTGTCTGCGGCATTATCGGTCACGAAAACGATGGGCATGACCGGAAAACTCACCCTGGCCGCCTGGCAGCTCGATAAGATCAACTCTGCCCTCAGTCCCAAAGTTGAGGAGGTGGCTTGGGCCGCCGATACGGTGCAGCGTCTGGGACCACGCGGTGAGAACATCGTCGATGGGTATGAAACGCCGAACTTGGCCCGCGCGAAACACATTCTCTGTTTGTCGGAGGTTTACTCCCCACTGTGGGAAACGTCTGGCCAAGCGCGACGACCTGCGTCAGCGCAGCCCAAGAGCACCGGCAGCGGTCTTTAG
- a CDS encoding WhiB family transcriptional regulator yields MAVGRGLPRRGSIPILFFHPDGERRKARQQRQQAAQKICARCRVIVECQTHAVAFNEVFGIWGGMSKHLGWHV; encoded by the coding sequence ATGGCGGTTGGACGCGGGCTGCCGAGACGAGGATCCATCCCTATTTTATTTTTTCACCCCGACGGAGAACGAAGGAAAGCGCGCCAGCAGCGTCAGCAGGCAGCCCAAAAGATCTGCGCTAGATGCCGCGTCATCGTCGAATGCCAGACCCATGCCGTGGCGTTCAACGAGGTGTTCGGCATTTGGGGTGGCATGTCTAAGCATTTGGGGTGGCATGTCTAA
- a CDS encoding epoxide hydrolase N-terminal domain-containing protein: MTPLRRTIDVASFTPRVDDAVLTDLHARLACTRLLEPSPGLPWQQGTDRDYLAGLLRYWRDEYDCSTQASWLNGFDHFLADIDGDTIHFVHQKASSGHGIPLVLTHGWPSTFAKYLGFAPLLTDPHLYGVPGLGFDVVIPLAARLRLLPSQPARE; the protein is encoded by the coding sequence GTGACACCACTTCGCAGGACGATCGACGTCGCGTCCTTCACTCCGCGCGTCGACGACGCGGTCCTAACAGATCTGCACGCACGTTTGGCGTGCACCCGCTTACTCGAGCCGAGCCCCGGCCTGCCGTGGCAGCAGGGCACCGACCGTGATTATCTGGCCGGCCTGCTGCGGTATTGGCGCGACGAGTACGACTGCTCCACCCAGGCGAGTTGGCTGAACGGATTTGACCACTTCCTCGCCGACATCGATGGAGACACCATCCACTTCGTGCACCAGAAGGCCAGCAGCGGCCACGGCATCCCCCTGGTCCTGACCCACGGCTGGCCCAGTACCTTCGCCAAATATCTAGGTTTCGCACCGCTTTTGACCGACCCGCACCTTTACGGTGTTCCTGGACTGGGGTTCGACGTGGTGATCCCCCTCGCTGCCCGGCTACGCCTACTCCCCAGCCAGCCGGCGAGGGAGTGA